Proteins from a genomic interval of Lelliottia amnigena:
- the tsr_2 gene encoding methyl-accepting chemotaxis sensory transducer: MLRLQSSTASQINGGQLSELVATAKNLLANAQGHYDKYYALPETPGMDENLGKQLEEQYRVYSSTLAQMNSLLAQGNLEDMFKQNAESKQQAMQKVYREWREAQAKLTNRGIADNEKDYQRILWILSAIMIVVVGVIITSWIAMRRVLLKPLDEVISHIRAIAAGDLTQPIEAHGKNEMAVLGRNVQEMQTALANTVGVVREGADTIFTGAGEISAGSNDLSSRTEQQAASLEETAASMEQLTATVKQNADNARQASRLAKDASTTAKKGGNVVEGVVRTMDEIATSSSKIAQITNVIDGIAFQTNILALNAAVEAARAGEQGRGFAVVAGEVRTLAQRSAQAAKEIKALIDDSGERVSAGSQLVNEAGSTMAEIVSAVTRVTDIMGEIASASDEQSRGIDQVGLAVAEMDRVTQQNSSLVEESAAAAAALEDQAARLNEAVAVFKINRSRAVKAAPVKTFAAKVKPTATVSDGNWETF, from the coding sequence ATGCTCCGCCTGCAAAGCAGCACAGCGAGCCAGATAAACGGCGGACAGCTCAGCGAACTGGTCGCCACGGCGAAAAATCTGCTGGCGAACGCACAAGGACATTACGACAAATACTACGCCTTGCCGGAAACGCCGGGGATGGACGAAAACCTGGGTAAACAACTGGAAGAGCAATATCGCGTCTACTCTTCCACGCTGGCGCAAATGAACAGCTTGCTGGCGCAGGGTAATCTGGAAGATATGTTTAAACAGAATGCCGAGTCTAAGCAGCAGGCGATGCAAAAAGTGTATCGCGAATGGCGCGAGGCGCAGGCTAAGCTGACCAACAGAGGGATTGCGGATAACGAAAAGGACTATCAGCGCATCCTGTGGATCCTCTCTGCGATTATGATTGTGGTGGTGGGCGTGATTATCACCAGTTGGATTGCAATGCGTCGCGTGCTGCTCAAGCCGCTGGACGAGGTCATTAGCCATATCCGCGCGATTGCTGCAGGCGATCTGACGCAGCCAATCGAAGCCCACGGCAAAAACGAAATGGCCGTGCTGGGGCGCAACGTGCAGGAAATGCAAACCGCGCTGGCGAATACCGTCGGTGTCGTGCGTGAAGGCGCAGACACTATCTTTACGGGCGCAGGTGAAATTTCTGCAGGCAGCAACGATCTCTCTTCCCGTACCGAGCAGCAGGCCGCTTCTCTGGAAGAAACCGCAGCCAGCATGGAACAGCTGACCGCCACCGTGAAACAAAATGCGGACAACGCCCGTCAGGCGTCACGTCTGGCGAAAGACGCGTCCACCACCGCCAAAAAAGGCGGCAATGTGGTAGAAGGCGTGGTGCGTACGATGGATGAGATCGCCACCAGCTCCAGCAAAATTGCGCAGATCACGAACGTGATCGACGGTATCGCTTTCCAGACCAATATCCTGGCGCTCAACGCGGCGGTAGAAGCCGCACGCGCAGGCGAGCAGGGACGTGGTTTTGCGGTGGTTGCCGGTGAAGTCCGCACCCTGGCGCAGCGCAGCGCCCAGGCAGCGAAAGAGATCAAAGCGCTGATCGATGATTCCGGCGAGCGCGTCAGCGCAGGTTCCCAGCTGGTTAACGAAGCGGGCAGCACGATGGCAGAAATTGTCAGTGCCGTCACGCGCGTGACTGACATTATGGGCGAAATCGCTTCCGCCTCTGATGAGCAAAGCCGTGGTATCGACCAGGTTGGTCTGGCGGTAGCGGAAATGGATCGCGTGACGCAGCAGAACTCCTCATTGGTTGAAGAGTCAGCGGCAGCGGCCGCGGCGCTGGAAGATCAGGCTGCACGTCTGAACGAAGCGGTTGCGGTGTTTAAAATCAACCGTAGTCGGGCTGTGAAAGCCGCGCCGGTCAAAACCTTCGCAGCGAAGGTCAAGCCGACGGCAACGGTTTCTGACGGTAACTGGGAAACGTTCTAA
- the ytfF gene encoding inner membrane protein YtfF has protein sequence MISGVLYALLAGLMWGLIFVGPLIVPEYPAVLQSMGRYLALGLIALPLAWLGRARLRQLRRQDWMTALALTMMGNLIYYVCLASAIQRTGAPVSTMIIGTLPVVIPVFANLLYSHRDGKLAWSKMLPALVCIAAGLACVNIAELRHGLADMSGWRYGSGIVLAMISVVCWAWYALRNAQWLRENPDKHPMMWATAQALVTLPVSLVGYLAACGWLGLQQPEFALPFGPRPWVFVGLMIAIAVLCSWVGALCWNIASQKLPTVILGPLIVFETLAGLLYTFLMRESVPPLLTTCGIALLVIGVVIAVKAKPEKTTVVPVSLS, from the coding sequence ATGATTAGCGGCGTGCTGTATGCCCTGCTTGCAGGTTTGATGTGGGGACTGATTTTTGTCGGCCCGCTGATTGTGCCGGAATACCCGGCGGTTTTGCAGTCGATGGGACGTTATCTTGCGTTGGGCTTGATCGCTCTGCCGCTGGCCTGGCTGGGCCGTGCGCGTTTACGTCAGCTACGCCGTCAAGACTGGATGACCGCGCTGGCGCTGACCATGATGGGGAATCTGATTTATTACGTTTGCCTGGCAAGCGCCATTCAGCGCACCGGCGCGCCAGTATCGACCATGATTATCGGCACGTTACCCGTGGTAATCCCGGTGTTCGCCAACCTTCTGTATAGCCATCGTGACGGCAAGCTGGCGTGGTCAAAAATGCTGCCCGCGCTGGTCTGCATTGCGGCCGGACTGGCGTGCGTGAATATTGCGGAACTGCGTCATGGACTGGCCGATATGAGCGGATGGCGCTATGGCTCAGGCATTGTGCTGGCAATGATTTCTGTGGTGTGTTGGGCGTGGTATGCCCTGCGTAATGCCCAATGGCTGAGGGAAAACCCAGATAAACACCCGATGATGTGGGCGACTGCGCAAGCGCTGGTGACGCTGCCCGTCTCACTGGTGGGCTACCTCGCCGCATGCGGATGGTTAGGGCTTCAGCAGCCGGAGTTTGCCCTGCCGTTTGGGCCGAGGCCGTGGGTGTTTGTGGGGTTGATGATCGCCATCGCCGTGCTGTGCTCGTGGGTGGGTGCGCTGTGCTGGAATATTGCCAGCCAGAAATTGCCGACGGTGATTTTGGGGCCGCTGATTGTGTTCGAAACGCTCGCCGGTTTGCTTTATACGTTCCTGATGCGTGAGAGCGTGCCGCCGCTGTTAACCACCTGCGGGATTGCGCTATTGGTGATTGGCGTGGTGATCGCGGTAAAAGCAAAACCGGAAAAAACCACGGTCGTTCCGGTTTCGCTGAGTTGA
- the gadX_1 gene encoding AraC family transcriptional regulator, whose amino-acid sequence MQGVPEQFIDERDSARFRHLAQVPGIELYHAHISRYAFEPHTHEAFGIGAIEAGAERFRYRGTQYIAPVHSVVTMNPDELHTGESATDEGWRYRMVYLEPDLLEEVTGIRHWWFSDVTRHDPQRSQQICQLIYGLWHTDDPLAQKGLLLDLIDTFTPLAHHAPMVQEGAHRFEQARDYLHDNYMHPVTLDELARVVSLSPYHFQRQFKAHFHVTPHQMLMAIRLWRAKAFLTHGMPAAHVAAATGLTDQSHLTRAFTHRYGITPVRYQKQVAQR is encoded by the coding sequence GTGCAAGGCGTACCCGAACAGTTCATCGATGAGAGAGACAGCGCGCGTTTTCGCCATCTGGCGCAGGTGCCAGGCATCGAGCTGTATCACGCCCATATCTCTCGCTACGCCTTTGAGCCTCACACGCACGAAGCCTTCGGAATCGGCGCGATTGAAGCCGGTGCTGAGCGCTTTCGCTATCGCGGCACGCAATACATCGCCCCTGTCCATTCCGTCGTCACCATGAATCCAGATGAGCTGCATACCGGTGAATCCGCTACGGACGAGGGCTGGCGCTATCGTATGGTTTATCTCGAGCCTGATTTACTGGAGGAGGTGACCGGTATTCGCCACTGGTGGTTCAGCGACGTGACGCGCCACGATCCGCAACGCTCACAGCAAATCTGCCAGCTGATTTATGGCCTGTGGCATACGGACGATCCGCTGGCGCAAAAAGGGTTGCTGCTGGATCTGATCGACACCTTTACGCCGCTGGCTCACCATGCGCCAATGGTGCAGGAAGGCGCGCACCGCTTTGAGCAGGCGCGTGACTATCTGCACGACAATTATATGCATCCGGTTACGCTCGACGAGCTGGCACGCGTGGTGTCGCTGAGCCCTTATCATTTCCAGCGTCAGTTTAAGGCGCACTTTCACGTTACGCCGCATCAAATGCTGATGGCGATTCGTCTGTGGCGCGCCAAAGCGTTTCTCACCCACGGCATGCCCGCGGCACACGTGGCGGCTGCGACCGGACTCACCGATCAATCGCATCTCACCCGCGCGTTTACGCATCGCTACGGTATTACGCCCGTGCGCTATCAAAAGCAGGTCGCTCAGCGCTAA
- the qorB gene encoding NmrA family protein, with the protein MIAITGATGQLGQHVIEHLLKTVSASQIVAIVRNPAKADALSKQGITVRQADYTDQAAFTAALTGVEKLLLISSSEVGQREPQHKNVINAAKAAGVKFIAYTSLLHADKSPLGLADEHVATEKALADSGIPYALLRNGWYTENYLASAPPAIEHGVFIGAAGDGKIAAATRADYAAAAATVIAQDGHAGNVYELAGDSAWTLSELAAELSKQSGKPVTYQNMSEADFAAALKGVGLPAGLADMLADSDTGASKGGLFDDSHTLSKLIGRATTPLAESVKSIL; encoded by the coding sequence ATGATCGCGATTACCGGCGCTACCGGCCAGCTTGGCCAACACGTTATCGAACACCTGCTTAAAACCGTTTCGGCCAGTCAGATTGTGGCTATCGTGCGTAACCCGGCAAAAGCCGATGCGCTGAGCAAACAAGGCATTACCGTCCGTCAGGCGGATTACACCGACCAGGCCGCCTTCACCGCTGCGCTGACTGGCGTGGAAAAACTGCTGCTGATCTCGTCCAGCGAAGTCGGCCAGCGTGAACCGCAGCACAAGAATGTTATCAACGCAGCCAAAGCGGCGGGCGTGAAATTTATTGCCTACACCAGCCTGCTGCATGCGGATAAGTCGCCGCTGGGCCTTGCCGATGAACACGTCGCGACCGAGAAAGCGCTGGCAGATTCTGGTATCCCTTACGCCCTGCTGCGCAACGGCTGGTATACCGAGAACTATCTGGCAAGCGCACCACCCGCTATTGAACACGGCGTGTTTATCGGCGCGGCTGGCGACGGTAAAATTGCCGCGGCTACCCGTGCGGATTACGCCGCTGCGGCGGCAACAGTCATCGCGCAAGACGGTCACGCGGGCAACGTGTACGAACTGGCTGGCGACAGCGCATGGACCTTAAGCGAGCTGGCGGCAGAGCTGAGCAAACAGAGCGGCAAACCCGTGACGTATCAGAATATGAGCGAAGCGGATTTCGCCGCCGCGCTGAAGGGCGTGGGATTACCCGCAGGCCTGGCGGATATGTTGGCCGATTCTGACACGGGCGCGTCAAAAGGCGGTCTGTTTGACGATAGCCATACGCTGAGCAAATTGATTGGCCGCGCCACTACGCCGCTGGCGGAAAGCGTCAAAAGTATTCTGTAA
- the hxlR gene encoding HxlR family transcriptional regulator gives MNSTLPTLSEQMRDGNLFAEQCPSRDVLKHVTSRWGVLILVALRQGTHRFSDLRRKMGGVSEKMLAQSLQALEQDGFVNRVSYPVVPPHVEYSLTPLGTEVSEKVAALADWIEVNTPRVLTNRDERAA, from the coding sequence ATGAACTCAACCCTCCCGACGCTCAGCGAGCAAATGCGCGACGGCAATCTTTTTGCCGAGCAGTGCCCATCCCGGGACGTGCTCAAGCATGTCACCAGCCGCTGGGGCGTGCTGATTCTGGTGGCGCTGCGGCAGGGAACGCATCGGTTTAGCGATCTGCGCCGTAAAATGGGCGGCGTCAGTGAGAAAATGTTGGCGCAGTCGTTACAGGCGCTGGAGCAGGATGGGTTTGTGAATCGCGTCTCTTATCCTGTGGTGCCTCCGCACGTTGAGTATAGCCTGACGCCTCTTGGCACGGAGGTGAGCGAGAAAGTAGCCGCGCTGGCGGACTGGATTGAGGTGAACACTCCGCGAGTGCTCACTAACCGGGACGAACGCGCAGCGTAA
- a CDS encoding ACP phosphodiesterase → MDFQALCLRQFMAFLGIERVEFIRAEGASKSEDVKQREIYLAMASFPHGINNILNHGE, encoded by the coding sequence ATGGATTTTCAGGCGCTGTGCCTGCGTCAATTTATGGCTTTTCTGGGCATTGAACGGGTGGAGTTTATCCGTGCTGAAGGTGCATCAAAAAGTGAAGACGTGAAGCAACGAGAAATATATCTGGCTATGGCGTCTTTTCCCCATGGTATTAACAATATTTTAAATCATGGGGAATGA
- the yybH gene encoding SnoaL-like domain: MNSHPLRQVIESCDRAISDKDYDSLMENYSEDAALVVKPGMVVKGKENIRKAFLAISDYFQDQLVVEQGNMEVIEGGDSALVIMETVLRFPDGKNETVEITRRATYVFRHENDGRWLCTIDNSYGTALLDGETA, encoded by the coding sequence ATGAATTCGCATCCGCTACGCCAGGTGATTGAATCGTGTGACAGAGCGATATCCGATAAAGATTATGATTCGTTAATGGAAAATTATAGCGAAGACGCTGCGCTGGTGGTTAAGCCAGGTATGGTCGTCAAAGGTAAAGAGAATATCCGCAAAGCCTTTCTTGCCATCTCTGATTATTTTCAGGACCAGCTCGTTGTGGAGCAGGGAAATATGGAGGTCATCGAAGGAGGGGATAGCGCGCTGGTTATCATGGAAACGGTACTGCGCTTCCCGGATGGTAAGAACGAAACGGTGGAAATAACCCGTCGCGCCACCTATGTCTTCCGGCACGAAAACGACGGTCGTTGGCTCTGTACCATCGACAATTCGTACGGTACCGCTCTGTTGGATGGGGAAACGGCGTAG
- the vatD gene encoding streptogramin A acetyl transferase translates to MNGPNPSTAHPMEGFPQVCFIKNTVTNPNIIVGDYTYYDDPEDSENFERNVLYHFPFIGDKLIIGKFCAIAKGVQFIMNGANHKLSGISTFPFYIFGNGWEKATPQPEDLPYKGDTVIGNDVWIGYQALIMPGVKVGNGAIVSSRSVVTSDVPAYAIVGGNPARLIKKRFSDDTIATLEKLAWWDWPVEKITQNLTAIMSGDIDGLRD, encoded by the coding sequence ATGAACGGACCAAACCCATCAACGGCACATCCGATGGAGGGATTCCCTCAGGTTTGTTTTATCAAAAACACGGTGACCAATCCTAATATCATCGTGGGTGATTATACCTACTACGACGATCCGGAAGACTCGGAAAACTTCGAGCGTAACGTCCTTTATCATTTCCCTTTCATTGGCGACAAGCTGATCATCGGCAAGTTTTGCGCGATAGCAAAAGGCGTTCAATTTATAATGAACGGCGCAAACCATAAGCTTTCTGGGATCTCGACTTTTCCGTTTTATATTTTTGGCAACGGCTGGGAGAAAGCCACGCCGCAGCCCGAAGATTTACCTTACAAGGGCGATACGGTAATTGGGAACGATGTGTGGATCGGTTATCAGGCACTGATTATGCCCGGCGTGAAGGTAGGCAACGGCGCGATCGTTTCCTCACGCTCGGTTGTGACCTCCGACGTACCGGCCTATGCGATTGTGGGCGGTAATCCTGCCAGACTCATTAAGAAGCGCTTTTCAGATGACACTATCGCGACGCTTGAAAAACTCGCCTGGTGGGACTGGCCGGTAGAAAAGATCACCCAAAACCTCACGGCAATCATGTCCGGCGATATCGACGGGTTACGCGATTAA
- the cpdB_1 gene encoding 2',3'-cyclic-nucleotide 2'-phosphodiesterase/3'-nucleotidase, translating into MINAARGEVKNSVLVDNGDLIQGSPLGDYVAAKGLKKGDVHPVYKALNTLDYAVGNLGNHEFNYGLDYLHNALAGAKFPYVNANIIDVKTQKPLFTPYLIKETEVVDQDGKKQTLKIGYIGFVPPQIMTWDKANLTGKVTVNDITETARKYVPEMREKGADIVVVVAHSGLSADPYQAMAENSVYYLSEVPGVDAILFGHAHAVFPGKDFASIKGADIEKGTLNGVPSVMPGMWGDHLGVVDLVLNNDAGKWQVTQSKAEARPIYDAAAKKSLAAEDKNLVNVLKHDHDATREFVSKPIGKSSDNMYSYLALVQDDPTVQIVNMAQKAYVEHFIQGDPDLAKLPVLSAAAPFKVGGRKNDPASYVEVEKGQLTFRNAADLYLYPNTLVVVKATGKEVKEWLECSAGQFNQIDTKSSKPQSLINWDGFRTYNFDVIDGVEYQIDVSQPAKYDGECQAINPQAERIKNLTFNGKPVDPNATFLVATNNYRAYGGKFAGTGDSHIAFASPDENRSVLAAWISEQSKKAGAVHPAADNNWRLAPIHSDTKLDIRFETSPSDKAAAFIKEKAQYPMTKVSTDEIGFAIYQVELNQK; encoded by the coding sequence TTGATTAACGCCGCGCGGGGTGAAGTAAAAAATAGCGTGCTGGTCGATAACGGCGACTTAATTCAGGGTAGTCCTCTCGGCGACTATGTGGCAGCAAAAGGGCTAAAAAAGGGTGATGTTCACCCTGTCTATAAAGCGCTGAATACCCTGGATTACGCGGTGGGCAACCTCGGTAATCACGAGTTTAACTACGGGCTGGATTATCTACACAATGCGCTCGCTGGCGCGAAATTCCCGTACGTTAACGCCAATATCATTGACGTTAAGACCCAAAAGCCGCTCTTTACGCCGTACCTGATCAAAGAGACTGAAGTGGTCGATCAGGACGGTAAAAAACAGACGCTGAAAATCGGTTATATCGGCTTTGTGCCGCCGCAGATCATGACGTGGGATAAGGCTAATCTCACCGGCAAAGTGACCGTGAACGACATCACCGAAACCGCGCGTAAGTATGTGCCAGAGATGCGCGAGAAAGGCGCAGATATCGTGGTCGTCGTCGCCCACTCCGGACTGTCTGCCGATCCGTATCAGGCGATGGCTGAGAACTCCGTCTATTACCTCAGTGAAGTGCCGGGCGTCGACGCGATTCTGTTTGGTCACGCCCATGCCGTCTTCCCGGGCAAAGATTTTGCCAGCATCAAAGGCGCGGATATCGAAAAAGGAACGCTGAACGGTGTGCCGTCAGTGATGCCTGGCATGTGGGGCGATCATCTGGGCGTAGTCGATCTGGTGCTGAACAACGACGCCGGAAAATGGCAGGTGACGCAGTCGAAAGCCGAGGCTCGCCCGATTTACGATGCGGCAGCTAAAAAATCGCTGGCCGCAGAAGATAAAAATCTGGTGAACGTGCTCAAGCACGACCATGACGCTACGCGTGAGTTTGTCAGTAAGCCGATCGGAAAATCGTCCGACAACATGTACAGCTACCTGGCGCTGGTGCAGGACGATCCGACCGTGCAGATCGTCAACATGGCGCAGAAAGCCTACGTTGAGCACTTCATTCAGGGCGATCCGGATCTGGCAAAACTGCCGGTTCTTTCGGCTGCCGCACCGTTCAAAGTCGGCGGACGTAAGAACGATCCGGCCAGCTACGTCGAAGTGGAAAAAGGTCAACTCACCTTCCGCAACGCGGCGGATCTGTATCTTTATCCCAACACGCTGGTCGTGGTGAAAGCGACGGGCAAAGAGGTGAAAGAGTGGCTGGAGTGTTCCGCCGGACAGTTTAACCAGATTGATACCAAAAGCAGCAAGCCGCAGTCGCTGATCAACTGGGACGGTTTCCGCACCTATAACTTCGACGTGATTGATGGCGTGGAGTATCAGATTGACGTGTCGCAGCCGGCGAAATACGACGGTGAGTGTCAGGCCATTAACCCGCAAGCGGAACGCATCAAAAACCTGACCTTCAACGGCAAGCCTGTTGATCCGAATGCTACATTCCTGGTTGCTACCAATAACTATCGCGCCTACGGCGGCAAGTTTGCCGGAACCGGCGATAGCCATATTGCGTTTGCCTCACCGGATGAAAACCGCTCGGTGCTGGCGGCCTGGATTAGCGAGCAGTCGAAGAAAGCAGGCGCGGTCCATCCGGCAGCGGACAACAACTGGCGTTTGGCGCCGATTCACAGCGACACCAAACTGGATATCCGTTTCGAGACCTCACCGTCCGATAAAGCGGCGGCGTTTATCAAAGAGAAAGCGCAATATCCGATGACTAAAGTCAGCACCGATGAGATCGGCTTTGCGATTTATCAGGTGGAATTGAATCAGAAATAA
- the cpdB_2 gene encoding 3'-nucleotidase has product MIKFSATLLATLIAASVQAATVDLRILETTDLHSNMMDFDYYKDTRRRNSDWYAPQV; this is encoded by the coding sequence ATGATTAAGTTTAGCGCAACGCTCCTGGCGACGCTGATAGCAGCAAGCGTACAGGCCGCGACGGTCGACCTTCGCATTCTGGAAACAACAGACCTGCACAGCAACATGATGGACTTTGACTATTACAAAGATACCCGACGGAGAAATTCGGACTGGTACGCACCGCAAGTTTGA
- the cysQ gene encoding adenosine-3'(2'),5'-bisphosphate nucleotidase — protein sequence MLEKICQLAREAGEAIMQVYDGAKPMDVVSKADDSPVTAADLAAHAVILKGLQELTPDIPVLSEEDPQGWDVRQHWQRFWLVDPLDGTKEFIKRNGEFTVNIALIEKGKAVMGVVYAPVLKVMYSAAEGKAWKEECGVRKQIQVRDARPPLVVISRSHSDNELQEYLQHIGEHQTTSIGSSLKFCLVAEGQAQLYPRFGPTNVWDTAAGHAVAAAAGAHVHDWQGKPLDYTPRESFLNPGFRVSIY from the coding sequence ATGTTAGAAAAAATTTGTCAGCTCGCACGGGAAGCCGGTGAGGCCATCATGCAAGTGTACGATGGCGCAAAGCCGATGGACGTGGTCAGCAAAGCTGACGACTCCCCGGTGACCGCCGCCGATCTTGCGGCCCATGCGGTGATCCTCAAAGGCTTGCAGGAACTGACGCCGGATATCCCTGTATTGTCGGAAGAAGACCCGCAGGGCTGGGACGTGCGCCAGCACTGGCAGCGCTTCTGGCTGGTCGATCCGCTCGATGGTACAAAAGAGTTCATCAAGCGCAACGGCGAGTTCACGGTCAATATTGCCTTGATTGAAAAAGGCAAAGCGGTGATGGGCGTGGTTTACGCACCCGTGTTGAAAGTGATGTACAGCGCTGCAGAAGGCAAAGCGTGGAAAGAGGAGTGCGGGGTTCGTAAACAGATTCAGGTGCGTGATGCTCGCCCACCGCTGGTGGTCATCAGCCGCTCGCACAGCGACAACGAACTTCAGGAGTATCTGCAACATATCGGTGAGCACCAGACGACATCCATTGGATCGTCACTTAAATTCTGCCTGGTGGCGGAAGGGCAGGCTCAGCTGTATCCGCGCTTTGGGCCGACCAACGTCTGGGATACCGCAGCGGGTCATGCGGTTGCCGCCGCCGCCGGAGCGCATGTGCATGACTGGCAGGGTAAGCCACTGGACTATACCCCGCGCGAGTCGTTCTTAAATCCGGGCTTTAGGGTCTCGATTTATTGA
- the ytfJ gene encoding protein YtfJ precursor, giving the protein MTLRNVLAAACLLLPLMASAHNIENGQRVPAVGITDRGELILDNNKFSYKAWNSAQLPGKVRVVQHLAGRSSAKEKNASMIEAIKSANLPHDRYQTTTIVNTDDAIPGSGMFVRSSLESNKKLYPWSQIIVDSNGVTRKAWQLEEESSAVVVLDKDGRVQWAKDGALTQEEVQQVIALLHKLLGQ; this is encoded by the coding sequence ATGACCCTTCGTAACGTCCTGGCCGCAGCCTGCCTGTTACTGCCGCTGATGGCTTCCGCGCACAACATTGAAAATGGACAACGTGTGCCAGCGGTCGGTATTACCGATCGGGGAGAATTGATTCTCGACAATAATAAGTTTAGCTACAAAGCCTGGAATAGCGCGCAGCTTCCAGGGAAAGTGCGAGTGGTGCAACATCTTGCCGGGCGCTCCTCGGCAAAAGAGAAAAATGCCAGCATGATTGAAGCGATTAAGAGCGCAAATCTCCCTCATGACCGCTACCAGACCACCACGATTGTTAACACCGATGATGCGATTCCGGGTTCCGGCATGTTTGTGCGTAGCAGTCTTGAGAGCAATAAAAAACTCTACCCTTGGTCACAGATTATTGTCGACAGCAATGGCGTGACGCGCAAAGCCTGGCAGCTGGAAGAAGAGAGTTCTGCGGTGGTAGTGCTGGATAAAGACGGCCGCGTGCAGTGGGCGAAAGATGGGGCGCTGACGCAGGAAGAGGTGCAGCAGGTGATCGCCCTGCTGCACAAATTGCTCGGTCAATAA
- the ytfK gene encoding protein YtfK produces the protein MKIFQRYNPLQVAKYVKILFRGRLYIKDVGAFEFDKGKILIPKVKDKQHYSVMSEVNRQVMRLQTEMA, from the coding sequence ATGAAAATTTTCCAACGCTACAACCCGCTTCAGGTGGCGAAGTACGTGAAGATCCTGTTCCGTGGACGGTTGTATATCAAGGATGTTGGCGCTTTCGAATTTGATAAGGGTAAGATTCTTATCCCGAAAGTGAAGGACAAACAGCACTATTCTGTGATGTCCGAAGTCAACCGCCAGGTTATGCGTCTGCAGACTGAGATGGCTTAA